The Apteryx mantelli isolate bAptMan1 chromosome Z, bAptMan1.hap1, whole genome shotgun sequence genome has a segment encoding these proteins:
- the S1PR3 gene encoding sphingosine 1-phosphate receptor 3, translating to MMAAITVPPASLGGPQGGEEMDSLIVLHYNYTGKFIPREKATDKVDLPTIAFLLLCSFIVLENLMVLIAIWKNNKFHNRMYFFIGNLALCDLLAGIVYKVNILMSGKKTLSLSSTVWFIREGSMFVALGASTFSLLAIAIERHLTMIKMRPYDANKKYRVFLLIGMCWLISVSLGALPILGWNCINNLPDCSTILPLYSKKYVAFCISIFIAILVAIVILYARIYILVKSSSRNVTNHNNSERSMALLRTVVIVVGVFIACWSPLFILFLIDVACRVKECSVLYKANWFIALAVINSAMNPIIYTLASKEMRRAFFRLVCGCLVRSKVARSLPIQPTPDHSRSKSSSSNTQKPKDDFPQMNVASCIIEKNESSFQNGSFCK from the coding sequence ATGATGGCAGCCATCACTGTGCCACCTGCCTCTCTCGGTGGCCCCCAAGGAGGCGAGGAGATGGACTCCCTGATTGTGCTGCATTACAATTATACAGGAAAGTTTATTCCAAGAGAAAAGGCAACTGATAAGGTAGACCTGCCAACTATTGCATTTCTCCTCTTGTGTAGCTTTATAGTCCTGGAAAACTTGATGGTGTTGATTGCTATTTGGAAAAACAATAAATTTCACAACCGCATGTACTTTTTTATTGGCAATCTAGCTCTCTGTGATCTTCTAGCTGGGATCGTTTACAAAGTAAACATACTTATGTCTGGGAAGAAAactctgagcttgtcctccaCAGTCTGGTTCATTAGGGAAGGCAGCATGTTTGTTGCCCTAGGAGCTTCCACTTTCAGCTTATTAGCAATAGCTATTGAGCGGCATTTGACTATGATTAAAATGAGGCCTTATGATGCAAATAAGAAATACCGAGTGTTCCTGCTCATTGGAATGTGCTGGCTGATTTCGGTCTCCTTGGGTGCCTTACCCATCCTCGGCTGGAACTGTATAAACAACTTACCGGATTGCTCGACGATTTTGCCTCTTTACTCCAAGAAGTATGTTGCATTCTGCATAAGTATCTTCATAGCCATTTTGGTAGCTATCGTTATCCTTTATGCGCGTATCTACATCCTGGTGAAGTCCAGCAGCCGCAACGtcactaaccacaataactccGAGCGCTCCATGGCTCTCCTTCGGACGGTTGTGATCGTCGTTGGCGTCTTCATTGCCTGTTGGTCACCACTCTTCATTCTGTTCCTCATCGATGTGGCCTGCAGGGTCAAGGAGTGCTCCGTCTTGTACAAAGCCAACTGGTTTATTGCTTTGGCCGTCATCAATTCTGCAATGAATCCCATCATCTACACTTTGGCCAGTAAGGAAATGCGTCGGGCTTTCTTTCGCCTTGTCTGTGGCTGCCTGGTGAGATCCAAAGTGGCCAGATCCTTGCCTATTCAGCCCACACCAGATCACAGTCGAAGTAAATCCAGCAGCAGCAATACCCAGAAGCCAAAGGATGATTTTCCACAGATGAATGTTGCCTCATGTATCATTGAGAAAAATGAATCTTCATTTCAGAATGGAAGCTTCTGTAAATAA